Proteins encoded by one window of Pseudomonas sp. LS44:
- a CDS encoding alkyl/aryl-sulfatase: protein MSLSSFARHRRTLLASLIAATLSQPLLAAESSKPASAITTTKNAEVLKVLPFTDRADYESAQRGLIAPFTGQIKNAAGQVVWDIDAYQFLDADQAAASVNPSLWRLAQLNKYAGLFEVAPKIYQIRGMDVSNMTIVEGDDGLLIIDPLTVSETAKAGMDLYFKHRPKKPVVAVAYSHSHADHFGGVRGVVNEADVKAGKVKIFAPAGFMEHSVSENIFAGNAMLRRSQFQFGSLLPRGDQGQVEAGMGKTVPGGGTMTLIAPTDLIKKDYETHTIAGLQVEFQLTPGTEAPAEMNFFFPQLRAVCMSENTTQMMHNILTPRGAQVRDAKAWAEYIDSSIQRYGDKTDVMFVSHNWPVWGTERISSFLADQRDMYAFLNDRTLNLANKGLTPTEIAAKMDKLPGDLAQKWYLRGYYGSLSHNSKAVYQRYLGWYDANPSNLNPLPPSEAGSHYVEALGGAEAVQKLMKAAIDKGDYRWASMLGNHLVFAQPDNQEAKNLQADALEQLGYQAENALWRNMYLTAAMELRNGVPKTGARTNTADLIKAMTPKMFLDYLSVRVDSDKAQGHDMVMNWAFDDLDQEYALNLRNGVLTQREGANAKADVTVRLDKATLDKISLRQLDFPTAIKQGDIKLEGNGKKLGEFLGLLDSFDPQFNIVTP from the coding sequence ATGTCCCTGTCTAGCTTTGCCCGCCACCGCCGCACCCTGCTGGCCAGTCTGATCGCCGCCACCCTCAGCCAGCCGCTGCTGGCCGCCGAATCGAGCAAGCCGGCCAGCGCCATCACCACGACGAAGAACGCCGAAGTGCTGAAGGTTCTGCCGTTCACCGATCGTGCCGACTACGAGTCGGCCCAGCGCGGGCTGATCGCCCCGTTCACCGGGCAGATCAAGAACGCCGCTGGCCAGGTGGTCTGGGATATCGACGCCTACCAGTTCCTCGACGCCGACCAGGCGGCCGCCAGCGTCAACCCGAGCCTGTGGCGCCTCGCCCAGCTGAACAAGTACGCCGGCCTGTTCGAAGTCGCGCCGAAGATCTACCAGATCCGTGGCATGGACGTGTCGAACATGACCATCGTCGAAGGCGATGACGGCCTGCTGATCATCGACCCGCTGACCGTCAGCGAAACGGCCAAGGCCGGCATGGACCTGTACTTCAAGCATCGCCCGAAGAAACCGGTAGTCGCGGTGGCCTACAGCCACAGCCATGCCGACCACTTCGGCGGCGTGCGCGGCGTGGTCAACGAGGCCGACGTCAAAGCCGGCAAGGTAAAAATCTTTGCCCCAGCTGGCTTCATGGAACATTCCGTCAGCGAAAACATCTTCGCCGGTAATGCCATGCTGCGGCGCTCGCAGTTCCAGTTCGGCTCGCTGCTGCCACGTGGCGATCAAGGCCAGGTCGAGGCAGGCATGGGCAAGACCGTACCGGGCGGCGGCACCATGACGCTGATCGCGCCGACCGACCTGATCAAGAAAGACTACGAAACCCACACCATCGCCGGTCTCCAGGTAGAGTTCCAGCTCACCCCAGGTACCGAAGCACCGGCGGAGATGAACTTCTTCTTCCCGCAGCTGCGCGCGGTGTGCATGTCTGAAAACACCACGCAGATGATGCACAACATCCTCACCCCGCGTGGCGCGCAGGTGCGTGATGCCAAAGCCTGGGCGGAATACATCGACTCATCCATCCAGCGCTACGGCGACAAAACGGACGTGATGTTTGTCTCGCACAACTGGCCGGTATGGGGCACCGAGCGCATCAGCTCCTTCCTCGCCGACCAACGCGACATGTACGCGTTCCTCAACGACCGCACCCTCAACCTGGCGAACAAGGGCCTGACGCCCACCGAGATCGCCGCGAAGATGGACAAGTTGCCCGGCGACCTCGCTCAGAAGTGGTACCTGCGCGGCTACTACGGCTCGCTCAGCCACAACTCGAAGGCCGTCTATCAGCGTTACCTGGGCTGGTACGACGCCAACCCGAGCAACCTCAACCCGCTGCCGCCGAGCGAGGCCGGCAGCCACTACGTCGAAGCGCTCGGCGGCGCGGAGGCGGTGCAAAAGCTGATGAAGGCGGCGATCGACAAGGGCGACTACCGCTGGGCCAGCATGCTCGGCAACCACTTGGTATTCGCCCAGCCAGACAACCAGGAAGCGAAGAACCTGCAGGCCGACGCCCTCGAGCAACTCGGCTACCAGGCCGAGAACGCACTGTGGCGCAACATGTACCTGACCGCGGCGATGGAGCTGCGTAACGGCGTTCCCAAGACCGGGGCGCGGACAAATACCGCCGACCTGATCAAGGCGATGACGCCGAAGATGTTCCTCGACTACCTGTCCGTGCGTGTCGACAGCGACAAGGCCCAGGGCCACGACATGGTGATGAACTGGGCGTTCGACGACCTTGACCAGGAATATGCGCTGAACCTGCGCAATGGCGTGCTGACCCAGCGCGAAGGTGCCAACGCCAAGGCCGACGTGACCGTCCGACTGGACAAGGCCACCCTGGACAAGATCAGCCTGCGCCAGCTGGACTTCCCGACCGCCATCAAGCAGGGCGACATCAAGCTTGAAGGCAACGGCAAGAAGCTCGGCGAGTTCCTCGGTCTGCTCGACAGCTTCGACCCGCAGTTCAACATCGTCACGCCATAA
- a CDS encoding oxygenase MpaB family protein: protein MSVTTTDLLDRAPHPVLNHRAILERFGADQLELLLEMAMLGDPLADAVIAEQRGLAQANRAAAQGIAHGLASLEQAPPALRALLEQAESVPEWVDAARIRKGAEAYLSVGLEWLTISLGPGSLAHTYSSPAIAKVLMATGSLDSRAERRLVETAVWNHQVARPDGLARGGRGYVHSLQVRLLHARVRGGLLNKGWPQATLGMPINQLDLARTWLDFTYVPFNALQKVGIDFDAEEFADLYHLWQLIAHLLGVDPRLYRLAHDQQSGAELLALIDASIAAPDHHSRQLTSKMLQALGQRLQPALQMAEEDAVLLMHSVCRLFHGDQLADQLGAESNWTAAMLPALTEKNRAQRQLERHNPELRRQKIEKTLLAFDQADGAVEGATAYQDNLAAPAAETLTG, encoded by the coding sequence ATGTCTGTTACCACTACCGATCTGCTGGACCGCGCGCCGCACCCCGTGCTCAACCACCGCGCCATCCTCGAGCGCTTCGGCGCCGACCAGCTCGAGCTGCTGCTGGAGATGGCCATGCTCGGCGACCCGCTGGCCGACGCGGTGATCGCCGAGCAGCGCGGCCTGGCGCAGGCGAACCGCGCCGCCGCCCAGGGCATCGCCCATGGCCTGGCCAGCCTGGAACAGGCGCCGCCGGCCCTGCGCGCGCTGCTCGAACAGGCCGAGAGCGTGCCGGAATGGGTCGACGCCGCGCGCATCCGCAAGGGCGCCGAGGCCTATCTGTCGGTCGGCCTGGAGTGGCTGACCATCTCCCTCGGCCCCGGCTCGCTGGCGCACACCTACAGTTCGCCGGCCATCGCCAAGGTGTTGATGGCCACCGGCAGCCTGGACAGCCGCGCCGAGCGCCGGTTGGTGGAAACCGCGGTATGGAACCATCAAGTCGCCCGCCCCGACGGCCTGGCGCGCGGTGGCCGCGGCTACGTGCACAGCCTGCAGGTGCGCCTGCTGCACGCACGGGTGCGCGGCGGTCTGCTGAACAAGGGCTGGCCGCAGGCGACACTCGGCATGCCGATCAACCAGCTCGACCTGGCCCGTACCTGGCTGGACTTCACCTATGTGCCGTTCAACGCCCTGCAGAAGGTCGGTATCGACTTCGATGCCGAGGAATTCGCCGACCTCTATCACCTCTGGCAGTTGATCGCCCACCTGCTCGGGGTCGACCCGCGCCTGTATCGCCTGGCCCACGACCAGCAGTCCGGCGCCGAACTGCTGGCCCTGATCGACGCCAGCATCGCCGCCCCAGACCACCATTCGCGGCAACTCACCAGCAAGATGTTGCAAGCTCTCGGCCAGCGCCTGCAGCCAGCCCTGCAGATGGCCGAGGAAGACGCGGTGCTGCTGATGCACAGCGTCTGCCGGCTGTTCCATGGCGACCAACTCGCCGACCAGCTGGGCGCCGAGTCGAACTGGACTGCAGCCATGCTGCCGGCCCTGACCGAAAAGAATCGCGCGCAACGCCAGCTTGAGCGGCACAACCCGGAGCTGCGCCGACAGAAGATCGAAAAGACCCTATTGGCCTTTGACCAGGCCGACGGCGCAGTGGAGGGCGCCACCGCCTACCAGGACAATCTGGCCGCGCCAGCAGCGGAAACCCTGACGGGTTAA
- a CDS encoding TetR/AcrR family transcriptional regulator, whose translation MATETGAEQAAPRRSGRPSLEEAERLTDRVLDAATRLFMEQGFGATSVEAIAAAAGISKRTFYSRYPGKPQVFEAVILRYVRRYVRPAEDVAPADLPLEERLYRVATQLLGWILEPDVIALYRLTIAEVARFPELARSVADFAIADAVQALEGVFAADGAEDDARFVAEQFMQAVAAFPFFGAVQGRETPGLDAAKQARVRRAIALFLRGWQPAISKSPSP comes from the coding sequence ATGGCAACAGAGACAGGCGCCGAACAAGCCGCGCCGCGCCGCAGCGGAAGGCCCTCGCTGGAAGAAGCCGAGCGGCTGACCGACCGGGTGCTCGACGCGGCGACCCGCTTGTTCATGGAGCAGGGCTTCGGCGCCACCAGCGTCGAGGCCATCGCCGCCGCGGCCGGCATTTCCAAGCGCACCTTCTACAGCCGCTACCCCGGCAAACCGCAGGTGTTCGAGGCGGTGATCCTGCGCTACGTGCGCCGTTACGTGCGCCCGGCCGAGGACGTCGCCCCCGCCGACCTGCCGCTGGAAGAGCGCCTGTACCGGGTGGCCACCCAGTTGCTGGGCTGGATTCTCGAGCCGGACGTGATCGCCCTGTACCGCCTGACCATCGCCGAGGTGGCGCGTTTTCCCGAGTTGGCGCGCAGCGTCGCCGACTTCGCCATCGCCGATGCGGTGCAGGCGCTGGAAGGTGTGTTCGCCGCCGACGGGGCCGAGGACGACGCCCGTTTCGTCGCCGAGCAGTTCATGCAGGCGGTGGCGGCGTTCCCGTTCTTCGGTGCCGTGCAGGGGCGCGAGACGCCCGGCCTGGATGCCGCCAAGCAGGCGCGGGTGCGCCGCGCCATTGCCCTGTTCCTGCGCGGCTGGCAGCCGGCGATCTCGAAAAGCCCCTCTCCCTAA
- a CDS encoding NTP/NDP exchange transporter: MPVTQRLTTAINARPGELGAALAGFALFFCLFAGYFMLRPIREAMGILGGVENLQWLFTATFVVMLLAVPLFAWLNSTVPRRRYVDWVYGFFILNLLLFAALFQAGDSVWSGRAFYVWISVYNLFVVSVAWSLMADVFDAIQARRLFAFIAAGASCGGLAGPALGALLIERLGQSGLTLLAAALLAATLPAKHFLMTWREHGGAGRANAAPNGMPLESTRQPVSGNPFSGIGLVLRSPYLLAVGAFVILLATASTFLYFEQARLVAERFPERDTQIRVFSLLDFTVQALSLAAQLFIAGRLAERYGLRALLAGVPALVCLGFLALALAPTFAVLAAVMVVRRVGEYAFVRPGREMLFAPLDAQTKYKAKNFIDTVIYRAGDALSAWAKALLDGLGAGVLLAALAGAVCAAVWGGLGWYLGGRDGERRNSP, encoded by the coding sequence CTGACCACCGCCATCAATGCCCGCCCCGGCGAGTTGGGCGCGGCGTTGGCGGGGTTTGCCCTGTTCTTCTGCCTGTTCGCCGGCTATTTCATGCTGCGTCCAATCCGCGAGGCGATGGGCATTCTCGGCGGGGTGGAGAACCTGCAATGGCTGTTCACCGCCACCTTCGTGGTCATGCTGCTGGCCGTGCCACTGTTTGCCTGGCTCAACTCGACGGTGCCGCGGCGGCGCTATGTCGACTGGGTGTACGGCTTCTTCATCCTCAACCTGCTGCTGTTCGCCGCGCTGTTCCAGGCCGGCGATTCGGTGTGGAGCGGGCGCGCCTTCTATGTGTGGATCTCGGTGTACAACCTGTTCGTCGTCTCGGTGGCCTGGAGCCTGATGGCCGACGTGTTCGACGCCATCCAGGCGCGCCGGTTGTTCGCCTTCATCGCCGCCGGGGCCAGTTGCGGCGGGCTGGCCGGGCCGGCGCTCGGCGCCCTGCTGATCGAGCGCCTCGGGCAGAGCGGCCTGACCCTGCTGGCCGCCGCACTGCTGGCCGCGACCCTGCCGGCCAAGCATTTCTTGATGACCTGGCGCGAGCACGGCGGCGCGGGCCGAGCCAATGCCGCGCCCAACGGCATGCCCCTTGAAAGCACGCGCCAGCCGGTCAGCGGCAACCCGTTCAGCGGCATCGGCCTGGTGTTGCGCTCGCCCTATCTGCTGGCGGTCGGCGCCTTCGTCATCCTGCTCGCCACCGCTAGCACCTTCCTGTACTTCGAGCAGGCGCGCCTGGTGGCCGAGAGGTTCCCCGAACGCGACACGCAGATTCGCGTGTTCAGTTTGCTGGATTTCACCGTGCAGGCGCTGTCGCTGGCGGCGCAGCTGTTTATCGCCGGGCGATTAGCGGAGCGCTACGGCCTGCGCGCGCTGCTCGCCGGAGTGCCGGCGCTGGTGTGCCTGGGTTTCCTCGCCCTGGCGCTGGCGCCGACCTTCGCCGTGCTGGCGGCGGTGATGGTGGTGCGGCGGGTCGGCGAGTACGCCTTCGTCCGCCCCGGCCGCGAGATGCTCTTCGCGCCGCTGGATGCGCAGACCAAGTACAAGGCGAAGAACTTCATCGACACGGTGATCTACCGCGCCGGCGACGCCCTCAGCGCCTGGGCCAAGGCGCTGCTCGACGGCCTCGGCGCCGGCGTGCTGCTGGCGGCATTGGCCGGCGCGGTGTGCGCGGCGGTCTGGGGCGGACTGGGCTGGTATCTGGGCGGGCGCGATGGGGAGCGGCGCAACAGCCCGTAG